The genomic stretch CATTATTTGGCACAATATTAGAATGAGAAATAAATGCTTTCTTAAATTTCATAATTTTGTTCCTTTTTATCATTAATTAAATTTCAGGGAAGAACATTCAAAAAGTAAATTCATTCTTCCTTTGTTTTGAAAATGCTTTTATCCCATGTTTGATAATTAGTATTAACCTTTAGTTTTATTTTCTTGTTTCCTTGATTAATAACTAGCTTTATATTTTTTTCTTTAAACTTATATATGAAATGCTTATAAATTTCGCCAAATTCTCTAGTACCAGGCAAACTATCATTAACTTGCTTTCATGAAGTTAACAATTCTTTATAATAATTTGATTCAATAAAAAACTTATTATTATTCATTTTAAGTTGCATAAAAGCATTTGTTGTCAAAATGATAACAATGGTAAATATTGAAATTAACCTTACTAAATAAAATTGAGTAGATATTTCTGTGAAAAAAATCATGCTAAAAACACTTAAAATTACTATACATAGTATAATTAAAACTGTTAGAAAAGAAACTTTTCTTTTTTTCTTTAAATAAACCTCATTAATAAATTTATTATATTTCTTTAATACTAACTCAAGATTATTAAAATAGTTTTCATTAAGTTTTATTTTATTTTGAACAAAAAAATCCACAGTTTTTTGTTCAAAATATTAAATATATGTGCAAATGGTAGTTTACTTTTTTTAATGGAATAATATTTAATTAAAATAAGACTAATTACTAATATGATTATTATAGTTGTTAAAGCAATAATGATTGTATTTGAATATCCATTAAATACTAATTCTAAGAAACTATTACTTTTATCACTGTTATCTCGTTCGTATTTACTTTTAATTTTTAAAACTGGCATATCCAAACTGTCTCCATAATTTATCTATTAAATTATATACTTTAATATATGAAAATGTATTATTTATATATTAATAGTATTGTTTTAAATTACTACACAAGGGCAAAGGATAGACTAGTATAAAATATCAATGAACATAATTGATGAAATAGGATTAAAAAAAGTGTAACACTGGAGTGTAGAATAACTATTTTTTTGAACTAGTTTTTTAATTTGTAACATTTGAATGTTTGTTTCAATTATTTTTTATATTTAAGTGCAACTTGTTGTAAAAAGACAGCAAAAACACAACAAAAAATTTTTTTATTTCTTTGGAGACTAAATTGATAAATTTATATATTTTTGATGTTTTTATTGATTGAAAACTAGGACATAATAATCAAGATAATTTAGCTATCTAGAAAAATACAAACTTAAATAAAAAGATTTTTAACCCCCCCCGCCCTTGATTGCGATCAAGGGGGCCTTACTTTTTAAAAAGTAAGCAAAACTAGCCAGAAAACACTAATGTGTTTTCTATTTTTATTTTTACTAAAAAGTATTAAAATTAATATGCATCAGTTTTAATTTCATCATTGATGCTTCTGTGTAATGTATGAAGTATTTCTAAATACTCAGCCATAATATTATTGGCTTCAAGGTTATTACCTTGTACATTCCCAAAGACACTATTAAATTTGGAGATGTATAGCTCCAGAGTTTTAAAAAATGAATTTGTTTGTTTATAAATAAATGCTAGTTTTCCTACGGCAGGTATAGAATAATCTACCCCTTTTTCAAGAGCTCACATTTCTGTAGCGCTTAAATATTTTCCGTTTGGTTCTTTAGCAAAATATTTTTTATAATTATATTTAAAATACAAGTTATCATCCGAAGAGTGTACTAAAACAACATCAGAATTATATGGAAACATAATTCTTTTGTTATTCATATCAAGGGCAGCTAAGTTTTTACCTTGGTATCTCACAACACCATTTAAAACTTTTCTGTTAATCTCAAATCAACGGCTTAATTGCCGTTTTTCTTTCCTTCTTTTTGGAAGACATTATGCTTAGAAATTAATTTTTTATTCCTGATATTATAATAATTTTGAAATATTTCGTTATTTTTCTTTAAGTCATCAAGACCTTTATATCCATTTTCATGAATTACTAATGGATATTGGTCTGATGATGTTCTAAAAGATCTTTCCACATGAGGTTTATGCTTGGGATTAGAGGAACTTATTACTTCTATTCCTTTTTTATTTAAAACTTTTTCAAAAATTGTTTGTGCGTTTTCGCTTCCTCAAAAACATCTTCTTTTATCAGTATAAATTTTCTTTGGAAATCCATATTTTTTAAATACTATTTCTAGGAGCCTTTGATATCCCAAAGTTGTTTCTTGTTCTTCAAATCATACTGCTAACAATGTTCCTGTTGCCACATCAATTGCATGGTAAAGATATAATGGTTTATTGTTTTTTAAATATGGCTCAAGTTGTGCATAAATCTCAACAATTTCACTGAAATTTAAATTTTTCTTTAGATTCAAAACTTGTCTTTGTTTTTCATTTTGTTTAATTTGTTGATAATAATTTTTTAGTAGTAATGTTATCTCTTGTGAAGTTTTTTTCTTGGATAATCTTGCAATTCTTCTTCCTCTTTTGGTTGTATGTATATTAAATAAACCTAATTGGTTAAATCTTTTGACTAAAGTTTTGTAAGAAATTTTTGCCCTTATATCAGAACCATATTCAGAATAATAATAAGTTTTAAAGGTAAGTTGGTTATTTGTTAAAGCGCTGTTTAAAATAAATTCACATGTTTTTAAACATTTTTTAAATTCTAATTCAATTTCTAAATCACTAACTTTGCAGTTTCTTTGTTGGTTTTTATTTTTATGAGAGATAACAATTTCTCGATTACTTTTTATAGCTTTTTTATATCTTTTTACAGTTAACACACTAAGGTTTGTAATTAAACTAAGATAAGATAAAGATTTTTCAATATTTTCAGCAATCAATTTCAAAGATTGTTGTTTTTTTAATTCGTATTTTGTCAAGTTTTTATGCCTTGCTAAGTTATGTATTATTTTCATAAATAATTTATACCATTTTTTTAATAAAATTAGTTCAGTTTTAAAGGTATTTATATTGGTACTAAAATAGTTGTTATTGGACATTTATTTTTACTGAAGTATCAAAAAAATAAAGAATTTATAAATTGATATAAGTATAAAAGAATAAGATAAAAAACCTTCCCTAACAGTTCCTTTCGGCTTAGCAAAATGGTGGGTTGAGGAAGGTACAATTGTCCAAAAAAATTTGAAAGTTTAAACAGTAGATATTTTTTATTGCTTTTGTTCTTTAAAAATAATGTATTTTTTAAATGTTTTTATGAAAGTATTTTTTTGTTCTTTTAATAGTTTATAAGCTAATTTTTTCATTAAAACAGCGTCAGCTGCTCTACGAACATCAATTTGTGATTGATTAGGTACATTCATAAATGATTGAACTCTTTTAATTTCATAATCTAATTCATCATTAGTAATTGACATATCAAATGTTTTAGCTACATAATTAAATCAAAAATAATTGAGAATTGAGTTTTTTACTATTTCATACTTATTACCTTCAAAATCAGGGGCGAAGTTAAATCCTTCAATATCACTTTGAATTAATTCTTCTGGAAGTTCTATTTCTGTGTTACTTTGTCTAATAGCATCAATTACTCGAAACCCGTATTCAAATAAAGCTTCACTAATAATTTGTTGCATCAGTGATTCATGAATATAGTTTTTAACGTCTTTTAAAGTTTTAAGGTCAGCAATTCCAATTTGCGACGCATTTAAATCTGTAATTGGTTCTGATACAAATTTAAAAGTATCTAAAATAGTTATTTCTAATTTAAATTCTTTATTTGGTTCAAAGACAAATATCTCCCCTTTTTTCTTATCTAAAAGAAGGTATTCTAAATTTTCTTGTGGAACTTCTTTTGAAGCTACTAATTCTAATTTTTGAGGCTGAGTCTCGTTTTTTAAATCTTTAATTTCTAATAATGCGAGCTCCAAATGTTCAATTACTTCGCCATTATTTTTTGCTCTTTTAAATTTAAAATTAGAAACATATTTTTCAATAAAATCAGCAATTTCTAATTGGTAATTAGGTCTTAAATTAAAAGGAAGCAATTTATAAGCATCAGATTTGAAATCTTTTACATCTTCTTTATCTAAGTAATATGATTTTAAATCAAAACTTAATTTAGTAATATCAATAGTTTTATTTAAAACTATTGGTCGGAAATAAAACTCAAAGTCGTTAATTTTTTGCGATAGAGCATGGAATTCATTATTAACACTAACTTGTACATAACCATTAGAAGCAAAATCTAAAATTGCTTGTTGGTTAACTTTTTGCTTC from Mycoplasmopsis bovirhinis encodes the following:
- a CDS encoding trigger factor-related chaperone; the protein is MKFTIKNIKVEGNEWIKIQNESLKFLESQKQKVNQQAILDFASNGYVQVSVNNEFHALSQKINDFEFYFRPIVLNKTIDITKLSFDLKSYYLDKEDVKDFKSDAYKLLPFNLRPNYQLEIADFIEKYVSNFKFKRAKNNGEVIEHLELALLEIKDLKNETQPQKLELVASKEVPQENLEYLLLDKKKGEIFVFEPNKEFKLEITILDTFKFVSEPITDLNASQIGIADLKTLKDVKNYIHESLMQQIISEALFEYGFRVIDAIRQSNTEIELPEELIQSDIEGFNFAPDFEGNKYEIVKNSILNYFWFNYVAKTFDMSITNDELDYEIKRVQSFMNVPNQSQIDVRRAADAVLMKKLAYKLLKEQKNTFIKTFKKYIIFKEQKQ